One Paenarthrobacter aurescens TC1 DNA window includes the following coding sequences:
- a CDS encoding oxidoreductase family, NAD-binding Rossmann fold domain protein (identified by match to protein family HMM PF01408; match to protein family HMM PF02894) — protein MTTPQPLRVGMVGYAFMGAAHSHAWRTAPRFFDLPLAPELTAMAGRNEESVRAAAGKYGWASIETDWRRLIERDDIDLIDICTPGNTHAEIAIAALEAGKHVLCEKPLANSVEEAEKMTLVAKAAAERGVLSMCGFSYRRTPALALAKRMVDDGRLGEIRHVRAQYLQDWLSDAEAPLTWRLDKSKSGSGSLGDIGAHSIDAAQWITGLNITGVSALLETFVKERPVGGDFVGLGGHGGADGPRGPVTVDDAALFTARFEAKHDGGADAGSRATGASGPIGIFEATRFALGRKNAMRLELNGTKGSIAFDFEDMNSLQFYDSALEPDAGFRKIMVTEPSHPYAANWWPTGHGLGYEHGFTHQVVDLVTAIGAGEQPSPSFADALQVQKVLAAVEASADNASRWQNI, from the coding sequence CGACCTTCCGCTGGCACCTGAACTCACCGCAATGGCGGGCAGGAACGAGGAAAGTGTACGGGCAGCAGCCGGTAAATACGGTTGGGCCTCCATCGAGACCGACTGGCGCCGCCTCATTGAGCGCGACGACATCGACCTCATCGACATCTGCACTCCGGGCAACACCCACGCGGAGATAGCTATCGCAGCGCTGGAAGCCGGTAAGCACGTCCTTTGCGAAAAACCGTTGGCCAACTCCGTGGAGGAAGCCGAGAAGATGACGCTGGTGGCCAAGGCCGCAGCTGAACGCGGTGTGCTCTCCATGTGCGGCTTCAGTTACCGACGCACCCCTGCCTTGGCGCTGGCCAAGAGGATGGTGGACGACGGCCGCTTGGGCGAGATCCGACACGTCCGTGCCCAGTACCTTCAGGACTGGCTCAGTGACGCCGAGGCTCCGCTGACCTGGCGGCTGGACAAGTCCAAATCCGGGTCCGGCTCGCTCGGCGACATCGGCGCGCACAGCATCGATGCCGCGCAATGGATCACCGGGCTCAACATCACCGGGGTCTCCGCTCTGCTGGAGACGTTCGTGAAGGAGCGCCCGGTAGGCGGTGACTTCGTGGGTCTGGGCGGCCACGGCGGCGCTGACGGGCCGCGCGGCCCGGTGACCGTGGACGACGCCGCGCTGTTCACCGCCCGTTTTGAGGCCAAGCACGACGGCGGCGCTGACGCCGGCTCACGCGCCACTGGCGCTTCCGGCCCCATTGGCATTTTCGAAGCCACCCGTTTTGCCTTGGGACGCAAGAACGCCATGCGCCTGGAACTCAACGGCACCAAGGGGTCCATCGCTTTCGACTTCGAGGACATGAACTCGCTGCAGTTCTACGATTCTGCCTTGGAACCCGATGCAGGCTTCCGAAAGATCATGGTCACCGAACCCTCTCACCCCTACGCCGCCAACTGGTGGCCCACCGGGCATGGTCTCGGTTATGAGCACGGTTTTACTCATCAGGTGGTGGACCTTGTGACAGCCATCGGCGCAGGCGAGCAGCCCTCGCCGTCGTTCGCTGACGCGTTGCAGGTGCAGAAGGTCCTGGCCGCGGTGGAGGCCAGCGCAGACAATGCCAGCCGCTGGCAGAACATCTGA